The genomic interval GAGGACGTGACGGCGGCGCTCCGCGAGGCGGGCGTGGACGCCGACCACCTCACCGCCGCGGACGCCTCCGGCGGCGGCCCCGTGGACGCCATCGCGTCCGTCGCCGCGGAGTACGACGCCATCGTGATGGGTGAACCGCAGCCGTCGCTCACGGAGTGGGTGTTCGGAGAGCTCGAAGACAGAGTCGCGACGGAAGCGCTCGGGCCCGTGTTCGTCGTCCGGGCGCGCGAGTAGTCACTCCTCGTAGACGAGGTTGAGAATCCACTGGCTGAACGCGTCGCTCTGCGGGTCGAGTTCCTCCTCGCCGACGAACGGCGAGAGCATGTCGCCCGCCATCAGGAGGGAGAAGTCGAGGTCGGCCTCGTCGATGACCGGTTCGAGGTAGTACGTGGTGTTCCCGTTGTAGACGGTTTCCTCGCGGTCGACGAGTCCGTACTCCTCCAGTTTGGAGGCGATGCGGCTCCCCTTCCGGGAGGACACGTCGAGTTCCTTCCAGAAGTCGCTCTGGTGGATGCCGCCGGTCTCGTGGACGAGCTCCACCGCCCGTCGTTCGACCTCCGAGAGTTCCGGCTGGTCGTCGCTGGCGCTCATAGTCGAATAGGCGTCCGCGCGCGGTTTAAATGTGGCCGTTGCGGTCGTCCGCGGGGTCGTACTTGGTGCGACACGGCGGGCCGTCAGCGT from Salarchaeum japonicum carries:
- a CDS encoding helix-turn-helix transcriptional regulator, translating into MSASDDQPELSEVERRAVELVHETGGIHQSDFWKELDVSSRKGSRIASKLEEYGLVDREETVYNGNTTYYLEPVIDEADLDFSLLMAGDMLSPFVGEEELDPQSDAFSQWILNLVYEE